From the Sphingomonas mesophila genome, one window contains:
- the yihA gene encoding ribosome biogenesis GTP-binding protein YihA/YsxC, translating to MSEDDLPERARKLFSGPIDFLKSAPKLEHLPSPDVPEIAFAGRSNVGKSSLINALTNRAKLARASNTPGRTQELNYFDVGRPPMMRLVDMPGYGFAEAPRDMVKSWRFLINDFLRGRAVLKRALVLVDSRHGLKDVDRDIMKMLDDAAVSYHLVLTKADKIKPTALEATLEAIRAEAAKHPAAHPLLIPTSSETGAGIPELRTAVLEAALS from the coding sequence GTGAGCGAGGACGACCTCCCCGAGCGCGCGCGCAAGCTGTTCTCGGGCCCGATCGACTTTCTCAAGTCGGCCCCGAAGCTCGAGCATCTGCCGAGCCCGGACGTGCCCGAGATCGCCTTCGCCGGCCGCTCCAACGTCGGCAAATCCTCGCTGATCAACGCGCTCACCAACCGCGCCAAGCTGGCCCGCGCATCGAACACCCCGGGCCGCACGCAGGAGCTCAACTATTTCGATGTCGGCCGGCCGCCGATGATGCGGCTGGTCGACATGCCCGGCTACGGCTTTGCCGAGGCGCCCAGGGACATGGTCAAGAGCTGGCGGTTCCTGATCAACGATTTCCTGCGCGGCCGCGCCGTGCTCAAGCGCGCGCTGGTGCTGGTCGACAGCCGCCACGGTTTGAAGGACGTTGACCGCGACATCATGAAGATGCTCGACGACGCGGCGGTGAGCTACCACCTCGTCCTGACCAAGGCCGACAAGATCAAGCCGACCGCGCTCGAGGCGACCCTCGAAGCGATCCGCGCCGAGGCCGCCAAACACCCGGCCGCCCATCCCCTGCTGATCCCGACCTCGAGCGAGACCGGCGCCGGGATCCCCGAGCTGCGCACCGCGGTGCTGGAAGCAGCGCTGTCATGA
- a CDS encoding Smr/MutS family protein, protein MRRLDADQAQLWARVAATIRPLSREVPVETAAPIAEVPQAPAKPRGRVPPTRPAPVPPPRPRQLSEGGLDGHWERRLRSGTVEPDRILDLHGHNLDRAWRAIDDGLERAIASGERVVLLITGHARPGEPPVQRGRIRAAVHDWLAASRHASRIAAVKGAHRRHGGGGSLYLILRR, encoded by the coding sequence GTGCGGCGGCTCGACGCTGACCAAGCGCAATTGTGGGCTAGGGTGGCGGCGACCATCCGCCCGCTCTCGCGCGAGGTGCCGGTTGAGACGGCAGCTCCGATTGCCGAAGTGCCGCAAGCTCCGGCCAAGCCGAGAGGGCGCGTCCCGCCAACGCGGCCAGCGCCGGTACCTCCGCCCAGGCCGCGACAGCTGTCCGAGGGCGGGCTCGACGGCCATTGGGAGCGCCGCCTGCGATCGGGGACGGTCGAACCGGACCGGATCCTCGATCTTCACGGCCACAATCTCGACCGCGCATGGCGGGCGATCGACGACGGGCTGGAGCGCGCCATCGCAAGTGGAGAGCGGGTCGTGCTGTTGATCACCGGCCATGCCCGGCCCGGCGAGCCGCCTGTCCAACGTGGCAGGATCCGAGCCGCGGTTCACGACTGGCTGGCGGCCTCGCGCCACGCATCGCGGATCGCCGCGGTCAAGGGCGCTCATCGCCGTCACGGCGGAGGCGGCAGCCTCTATCTCATATTGCGGCGTTAA
- the murJ gene encoding murein biosynthesis integral membrane protein MurJ has product MNLLKAGGTIGGLTLVSRILGFVREMIFARVMGASAAAEVFIWAFQLPNLLRRLLGEGAFSQGFVPLFARRIGKDGDLTDAKRFAEEVQAVFLPALIVITALFVIAMPAVVIAVASERWTGDPEKFGFTVFLTRVTFPYLIFIAMVSLFSGILNSLSRFTAAAFAPTLLNLALVGALLLVPEGGAATAVAMSWAVLVGGVLQLGLCVIAARRAGLTLRLLPPRMTPRVKELLILILPATIGAGGYYISQLFYAYFATRLPEGSFVYLSQADRLNQLPLALVGSAIGTAILPAISRHIGLNEDREASLLQGRATELAMLLTIPATIALMVAAGPIMTVLFEGGKFTAADAATSALVLSVLVAGLPAYVMIKVLAPGFYARKDMKTPVIITLVTLALGVIANFLLIERHGIVVLPLTTAAAAWLNAIALYVLLARRGQFRIEGWLASRLVRQLIAAAAMGATIWLVGGLLDDYFAGSVGKRLIGTVALIGAGSLVYFALAWMTGGMDKEDVLVLLRKKKVEAQPGTPA; this is encoded by the coding sequence GTGAACCTGCTCAAGGCCGGAGGAACGATCGGCGGACTGACCCTGGTCAGCCGCATCCTCGGCTTCGTGCGCGAGATGATTTTTGCCCGCGTGATGGGCGCGTCGGCCGCGGCCGAGGTGTTCATCTGGGCCTTCCAATTGCCCAACCTGCTGCGCCGGCTGCTCGGCGAGGGCGCGTTCAGCCAAGGCTTCGTGCCGCTCTTTGCCCGGCGCATCGGCAAAGATGGCGATCTCACCGACGCCAAGCGCTTCGCCGAGGAAGTGCAGGCGGTGTTCCTGCCGGCGCTGATCGTCATCACGGCGCTCTTCGTCATCGCCATGCCCGCCGTGGTGATCGCCGTCGCAAGCGAGCGCTGGACCGGCGATCCGGAGAAGTTCGGCTTCACCGTCTTCCTGACGCGAGTCACCTTCCCCTACCTGATCTTCATCGCGATGGTCTCGCTGTTCAGCGGGATCCTCAATTCGCTGTCGCGCTTCACCGCCGCCGCCTTCGCCCCGACCCTGCTTAACCTTGCGCTGGTCGGCGCGCTGCTGCTGGTTCCCGAGGGCGGGGCCGCGACCGCCGTCGCAATGTCGTGGGCAGTACTCGTCGGCGGCGTCCTGCAGCTTGGCTTGTGCGTCATCGCCGCACGCCGCGCCGGGCTCACCCTGCGCCTGCTCCCGCCGCGCATGACCCCGCGGGTCAAGGAACTGCTGATCCTGATCCTGCCCGCCACCATCGGCGCCGGCGGCTATTACATCAGCCAGTTGTTCTACGCCTATTTCGCGACCCGTCTGCCGGAAGGCAGTTTCGTCTACCTGAGCCAGGCCGACCGCCTCAACCAGCTCCCGTTGGCGCTGGTCGGCTCGGCCATCGGCACCGCCATCCTCCCCGCGATCAGCCGCCACATCGGCCTCAATGAGGACCGCGAGGCCTCGCTTCTCCAAGGCCGCGCGACCGAGCTAGCGATGCTGCTCACGATCCCGGCGACAATTGCGCTGATGGTCGCTGCCGGGCCGATCATGACCGTGCTGTTCGAGGGCGGCAAGTTCACCGCCGCCGACGCCGCCACCTCGGCGCTGGTCCTGTCGGTGCTCGTCGCCGGCCTGCCCGCCTACGTCATGATCAAGGTGCTCGCGCCGGGCTTCTACGCGCGCAAGGACATGAAGACCCCGGTGATCATAACCCTCGTCACGCTGGCGCTCGGGGTGATCGCCAACTTCCTGCTGATCGAACGCCACGGCATCGTCGTGCTGCCGCTGACCACCGCCGCCGCGGCGTGGCTCAACGCCATCGCGCTCTACGTCTTGCTCGCCCGGCGCGGCCAGTTCCGGATCGAAGGCTGGCTCGCCTCGCGTCTGGTCCGCCAGCTGATCGCCGCGGCGGCGATGGGCGCCACCATCTGGCTGGTCGGCGGCCTGCTCGACGACTATTTCGCCGGCTCGGTCGGTAAGCGCCTGATCGGCACCGTCGCCCTGATCGGTGCCGGCAGCCTGGTCTATTTCGCGCTGGCCTGGATGACCGGCGGGATGGACAAGGAAGACGTGCTCGTGCTGCTGCGCAAGAAGAAGGTCGAGGCCCAGCCCGGAACGCCGGCATGA
- the dapE gene encoding succinyl-diaminopimelate desuccinylase encodes MIDPVELAKRLIACPSVTPASGAVFDVLEAALAPLGFTIHRFILGEAPDGPTENMVAIRGEGAPHFAFAGHLDVVPPGDGWNSDPFDPVVADGVLTGRGAVDMKSAIACFVAALAERLPEHGTVSLLITGDEEGYATFGTPRIIDWLTERSIRPDMILIGEPTSVDRLGDTVKVGRRGSVNLWLEVPGHQGHVAYPHLADNPIPTLARIITALDQIQLDEGTDAFPPSNLETTALSTSTSASNVIPGSATAQLNIRFNNLHRGEDLVRLVEDTARAIAPESKVRARISGEAFLTPAGPLYDVVVDAIRAETGLTPELSTGGGTSDGRFLIALAPVVDFGLPNASMHKVGEHARLDDIRALARIYRAVLDRVFA; translated from the coding sequence ATGATCGATCCGGTCGAACTCGCCAAGCGCCTCATCGCCTGCCCCAGCGTCACGCCTGCCAGCGGCGCGGTGTTCGACGTACTCGAGGCCGCGCTCGCCCCGCTCGGCTTCACCATCCATCGCTTCATTCTCGGCGAGGCGCCCGACGGCCCGACCGAGAATATGGTCGCGATCCGTGGGGAGGGCGCGCCGCACTTCGCCTTCGCCGGCCACCTCGACGTCGTGCCCCCCGGCGACGGCTGGAATTCCGATCCGTTCGACCCGGTGGTGGCGGATGGGGTCCTCACAGGGCGCGGCGCGGTCGACATGAAGTCGGCCATCGCCTGCTTCGTCGCCGCCCTCGCCGAGCGCCTCCCCGAGCACGGCACGGTCTCGCTGCTGATCACGGGTGACGAGGAGGGCTACGCCACCTTCGGCACGCCGCGGATCATCGACTGGCTCACCGAACGGTCGATCCGCCCGGACATGATCCTGATCGGCGAGCCGACCTCGGTCGACCGGCTCGGCGACACGGTCAAGGTCGGCCGGCGCGGCTCGGTCAATCTGTGGCTCGAGGTGCCCGGCCACCAGGGCCACGTCGCCTACCCGCACCTCGCCGACAATCCTATTCCGACACTCGCCCGCATCATCACCGCGCTCGATCAAATCCAACTCGACGAGGGGACCGACGCCTTCCCGCCGTCGAATTTGGAAACCACTGCACTGTCCACTTCGACCTCGGCGAGCAACGTCATCCCGGGCAGCGCCACCGCCCAGCTCAACATCCGCTTCAACAACCTCCACCGCGGCGAGGACCTCGTGCGACTGGTCGAAGACACCGCCCGCGCCATCGCCCCCGAGTCCAAGGTCCGGGCGCGCATCTCGGGCGAGGCGTTCCTCACCCCGGCGGGACCGCTCTACGATGTGGTGGTCGACGCCATCCGCGCCGAAACCGGCCTGACGCCCGAGCTGTCGACCGGCGGCGGCACGTCGGACGGCCGCTTCCTGATCGCGCTCGCGCCGGTAGTCGATTTCGGGCTGCCCAACGCCAGCATGCACAAGGTCGGCGAGCATGCCCGGCTCGACGACATCCGCGCCCTAGCCCGGATTTACCGCGCCGTGCTCGACCGGGTATTCGCCTAG
- the secB gene encoding protein-export chaperone SecB: MADDISTEPTANGADTEPHAAALLQYIKDLSVESPNSPQCFQWQTQPQVDVQFTINADKIADEVHEVALKINVAARSEPGAHFVVELSYAGLFGIRNFPDEAMAPFLLVEAPRMLFPFARQIIADAVQNGGFPPLLLEPIDFGSAFMQQIEAAQAGEGQLPGEQAPAGETTPTQQ; encoded by the coding sequence ATGGCTGACGACATTTCGACCGAGCCCACCGCCAACGGCGCCGACACCGAGCCGCATGCCGCCGCGCTGCTCCAATATATCAAGGATTTGTCGGTCGAGAGCCCGAACAGCCCGCAATGCTTCCAGTGGCAGACCCAGCCGCAGGTCGATGTCCAGTTCACGATCAACGCCGACAAGATCGCCGACGAAGTCCACGAGGTCGCGCTCAAGATCAATGTCGCGGCGCGCTCCGAGCCCGGCGCCCATTTCGTCGTCGAGCTGAGCTACGCCGGCCTGTTCGGGATCCGCAACTTCCCCGACGAAGCGATGGCCCCGTTCCTGCTGGTCGAGGCGCCGCGCATGCTGTTCCCGTTCGCTCGCCAAATCATCGCCGACGCGGTTCAGAACGGCGGCTTCCCGCCGCTGCTGCTCGAGCCGATCGATTTCGGCTCGGCCTTCATGCAGCAGATCGAGGCGGCGCAGGCTGGCGAGGGCCAGCTTCCGGGCGAGCAGGCCCCGGCCGGCGAGACCACGCCGACCCAGCAGTAA
- a CDS encoding Tim44/TimA family putative adaptor protein, whose protein sequence is MTAIVLFALVALFIGLRLYAVLGERTGHEQQPIPKPAEPDSRAPVPHAQAQGSPVTDGAELAYVPLAGPGIRALLAADPAFDVARFLEGAGAAYRQILEAFWRGDMESVRPYVDDNVLGAFTAAVAQREADGLKLDNRLVALEPPVIVEAEVDKGIAELTVRFEADIAAVTRNAEGEVVAGSMSDAVQSRDRWTFRRELRSADPNWLLIETDEEE, encoded by the coding sequence TTGACCGCCATTGTCCTCTTCGCGCTTGTCGCGCTGTTCATCGGCCTTCGCCTCTATGCCGTGCTTGGCGAGCGCACCGGGCATGAGCAGCAGCCGATCCCCAAGCCGGCCGAGCCGGATTCGCGCGCACCCGTGCCGCACGCCCAGGCGCAGGGCTCACCGGTGACCGACGGCGCCGAGCTGGCCTATGTGCCGCTCGCCGGCCCCGGGATCCGGGCGCTGCTCGCCGCCGATCCCGCGTTCGACGTGGCCCGCTTCCTGGAGGGCGCGGGCGCAGCCTATCGGCAGATCCTGGAGGCGTTCTGGCGCGGCGACATGGAGTCGGTGCGCCCCTACGTTGACGACAATGTGCTCGGCGCGTTCACCGCCGCGGTCGCGCAGCGCGAGGCCGACGGGCTCAAGCTCGACAACCGGTTGGTGGCACTCGAACCGCCGGTGATCGTCGAGGCCGAGGTCGACAAGGGCATCGCCGAGCTGACTGTGCGGTTCGAGGCCGATATCGCCGCGGTGACCCGCAATGCGGAGGGCGAAGTCGTCGCCGGATCGATGAGCGACGCGGTCCAGTCGCGCGACCGCTGGACCTTCCGCCGCGAGTTGCGCTCGGCCGATCCGAACTGGCTGCTCATCGAAACCGACGAGGAAGAGTGA
- a CDS encoding putative bifunctional diguanylate cyclase/phosphodiesterase has product MNDGRALQVSNVILSGMAGLASFVFSLAVFIHIKELDGQILASIVAGLFCLMICYAASERPDASSAKAMASLAQRLLAVEDGDLTSPPPDALRRSNPKLAAAVDTLFEEVRASIENAHALGMYDPVTSLPNRLHFRSEADKLLGAPDAGLAAMMFIDLDRFKAVNDCLGHARGDQLLVMVANRLRVVVTAEMGERNMARPLLARLAGDEFTLFFPELESVADIEMVARRIALAISDPFELNGHNIDIGASVGVALAPAHGDTVEQLMRAADLAMYQAKARGGGQYCLFTADLAAEHQRRKDVEQALTDIVARGQLRLALQPQMSLVTGEVSGVEALLRWQHPIDGVRLPGTFIPIAEQSGAMAEIGDWVLTHCASILAGWMRQGVNRRLSINVSPRQIDRVDFFTRLRHIFAEHDVPLSMIELEFSEGAVMECSEAELAEIAALRSEGASIALDDFGTGFSNIARLRTMPVDRVKLDQTLIADIETSEQARIVVQALVHLIKGVGCAIVAESVENAAQADLLRAMGCDSVQGYVFAGPMSEDEFAHWSAHNDREARSAA; this is encoded by the coding sequence ATGAACGACGGTCGGGCTCTCCAGGTCAGCAACGTCATCCTGTCCGGGATGGCGGGCCTCGCCTCGTTCGTCTTCTCGCTGGCGGTGTTCATCCACATCAAGGAACTCGACGGTCAGATCCTGGCGTCGATCGTCGCCGGCCTCTTCTGCCTGATGATCTGCTATGCCGCTTCCGAGCGGCCGGACGCGTCGAGCGCGAAGGCGATGGCCAGCCTGGCGCAGCGCTTGCTGGCGGTCGAGGACGGCGATCTGACTTCGCCTCCGCCCGACGCCTTGCGCCGCTCGAACCCCAAGCTTGCTGCCGCCGTCGATACGCTGTTCGAGGAAGTGCGGGCGTCAATCGAGAATGCGCATGCGCTAGGCATGTACGACCCGGTTACGTCCCTCCCGAACCGACTGCATTTCCGCTCCGAAGCCGACAAGCTGCTCGGCGCGCCCGACGCCGGACTGGCGGCGATGATGTTCATCGATTTGGACCGTTTCAAGGCGGTCAACGATTGCCTCGGCCATGCCCGCGGCGACCAGTTGCTCGTGATGGTTGCCAACCGGTTGAGGGTAGTCGTTACCGCCGAGATGGGCGAGCGCAACATGGCCCGGCCGCTGCTCGCACGGCTTGCAGGCGACGAGTTCACCTTGTTCTTCCCCGAGCTTGAGAGCGTCGCCGACATCGAGATGGTCGCGCGGCGGATCGCGCTCGCGATTTCCGATCCGTTCGAGCTCAACGGTCATAACATCGACATCGGGGCGTCGGTCGGCGTGGCGCTTGCCCCGGCCCACGGCGATACGGTCGAACAGCTGATGCGCGCGGCCGATCTCGCGATGTATCAGGCCAAGGCGCGTGGCGGCGGGCAGTATTGCCTCTTCACCGCCGACCTCGCTGCCGAGCACCAGCGTCGCAAGGACGTCGAGCAGGCGCTAACCGACATCGTCGCGCGGGGCCAGCTGCGACTCGCGCTGCAGCCGCAGATGAGCCTCGTTACCGGCGAGGTGTCGGGAGTCGAGGCGCTGCTTCGTTGGCAGCATCCGATTGATGGTGTGCGCCTGCCCGGAACATTCATCCCAATCGCCGAGCAAAGCGGAGCGATGGCGGAGATCGGCGATTGGGTGCTGACCCATTGTGCCTCGATCCTCGCCGGCTGGATGCGCCAGGGCGTCAACAGGCGGCTGTCGATCAACGTCAGTCCGCGGCAGATCGACCGGGTCGATTTCTTCACTCGCCTGCGCCACATCTTTGCCGAGCACGATGTGCCGCTGTCGATGATCGAGCTGGAGTTCAGCGAGGGCGCGGTGATGGAGTGCAGCGAGGCCGAGCTGGCCGAGATCGCCGCGCTCCGCTCGGAAGGCGCTTCGATCGCGCTCGATGATTTCGGCACCGGCTTCTCGAACATCGCGCGGCTCCGGACCATGCCGGTCGACCGGGTCAAGCTCGACCAAACGCTGATCGCCGACATCGAGACCAGCGAGCAGGCGCGGATCGTGGTCCAGGCGCTGGTCCACCTGATCAAGGGCGTCGGCTGCGCGATCGTCGCCGAGTCGGTCGAGAATGCGGCGCAGGCCGACCTGCTGCGCGCGATGGGTTGCGACAGCGTCCAGGGCTATGTGTTCGCGGGGCCGATGAGCGAGGACGAGTTCGCGCATTGGTCGGCGCACAACGACCGCGAGGCGCGCTCCGCCGCCTAG
- a CDS encoding cupin domain-containing protein — protein sequence MPKVELDAVEPSNATGYPEPFHREVKGRWWKRIAPLGGLTEMGASHVTLEPGAWSSQRHWHDSEDELVVMLSGRAVLVEDDGEREVGAGDVLAWPKGSTNGHHLINRSDAPCSFVAISAGPQGSGGYSDIDMAWTEDGRFVRRDGSEYPKRGS from the coding sequence ATGCCGAAAGTCGAACTTGACGCCGTTGAGCCGTCCAACGCGACCGGCTACCCCGAGCCGTTCCATCGCGAGGTGAAGGGCCGCTGGTGGAAGCGGATCGCGCCGCTGGGCGGACTTACCGAAATGGGCGCGAGCCACGTCACGCTCGAGCCCGGCGCCTGGTCGAGCCAGCGCCACTGGCACGACAGCGAGGACGAGCTGGTGGTGATGTTGAGCGGGCGCGCGGTGCTGGTCGAGGACGACGGCGAACGCGAAGTCGGGGCCGGCGACGTGCTAGCGTGGCCCAAGGGCTCGACCAACGGCCACCACCTGATCAACCGCTCGGACGCGCCGTGCAGCTTCGTCGCGATCAGCGCCGGGCCGCAGGGCAGCGGCGGCTATAGCGATATCGACATGGCGTGGACCGAGGACGGGCGCTTCGTCCGGAGGGATGGGAGCGAGTATCCGAAGCGGGGGTCGTGA
- a CDS encoding glutathione S-transferase family protein translates to MKLIIGNRAYSSWSMRGWLAVKALGVEFEELVVPMFGQEWEQQRGGNEFAPGGGKVPLLWDGEVVVWDSLAIVEFCADRGGRELYWPEDEAARAMARSMAAEMHSSFANLRRELPVNVRRRVDGHAISAPVAAEIDRILQLWAQARARFGSGGEYLFGTWSAADIMFAPVVTRFATYRVPLPPFAIAYCDAVLHHPHVVEWIELAQDEPWVIEQYEPEKA, encoded by the coding sequence ATGAAGCTGATCATCGGCAACCGCGCCTACTCCTCCTGGTCGATGCGCGGCTGGCTTGCGGTCAAGGCGCTCGGCGTAGAGTTCGAGGAGCTGGTCGTGCCGATGTTCGGCCAGGAGTGGGAGCAGCAGCGCGGCGGCAACGAGTTCGCGCCCGGCGGCGGCAAGGTGCCGTTGCTGTGGGACGGCGAGGTCGTGGTGTGGGACAGCCTGGCGATCGTCGAATTCTGCGCTGACCGCGGCGGCCGCGAACTCTATTGGCCGGAGGACGAGGCGGCGCGCGCCATGGCCCGCTCGATGGCCGCCGAGATGCACAGCTCGTTCGCCAATCTGCGCCGCGAGCTTCCGGTCAACGTCCGCCGCCGGGTCGACGGCCACGCCATCAGCGCCCCGGTCGCGGCGGAAATAGATCGAATCCTGCAGCTATGGGCCCAGGCCCGCGCCCGCTTCGGCTCGGGCGGCGAATATCTGTTCGGAACGTGGAGCGCGGCGGACATCATGTTCGCGCCGGTCGTCACCCGCTTCGCCACCTACCGAGTGCCCCTGCCCCCCTTCGCCATCGCCTATTGCGACGCCGTCCTCCACCACCCCCACGTCGTCGAATGGATCGAACTCGCCCAGGACGAACCCTGGGTCATCGAGCAGTACGAGCCGGAGAAAGCTTGA
- a CDS encoding murein transglycosylase A, with translation MSPRLRVALAAALILSACVSRPPAPPPPVPQPQPAPQPTPTPAPTPTYRTAAEAGVTLAAPQAIDSAAAERALAAFRLSCPELTRREDRSGLTIRGDWDALCAEAAMVAPGTATAFFRDRFDWVRVADGKAFATGYYEPQIRGSRVRAPGFEVPVYAKPASLVRCTRADGTTGRGRIDPAGQCVAHFSRAEIEDGALAAETPIAWAADPIDLFFLQIQGSGRLLLPDGGVIRIGYADQNGHSYIAIGRVLRDRGILQPGKAGMKEIVAWMRAQPDGGRALMRENPSYIFFRELTGPGPLGAMGLPVTPRTTVATDPLFVPLGGPAWLDMAHDVADGLWVAQDTGGAIKGANRFDTFWGAGDAAEITAGGLSSEGRALILLPKGAAARLAASGAAARR, from the coding sequence GTGAGTCCGCGCCTTCGCGTCGCCCTCGCCGCGGCGCTGATCCTGTCGGCCTGCGTCAGCCGCCCGCCGGCGCCGCCGCCGCCCGTCCCGCAGCCACAGCCCGCTCCGCAACCGACTCCGACCCCGGCGCCCACGCCAACCTATCGCACCGCAGCCGAAGCGGGCGTAACGCTCGCCGCGCCGCAGGCGATCGATTCGGCCGCTGCCGAGCGTGCTCTGGCGGCATTTCGGCTGTCCTGCCCCGAGCTGACCCGTCGCGAGGACCGTTCCGGCCTGACCATCCGCGGCGATTGGGATGCGCTTTGCGCGGAGGCGGCGATGGTCGCTCCGGGCACGGCGACGGCCTTCTTCCGCGACCGCTTCGACTGGGTGCGGGTGGCCGACGGCAAGGCGTTTGCGACCGGCTATTACGAGCCGCAGATCCGCGGCTCGCGGGTTCGTGCGCCGGGCTTTGAGGTGCCGGTCTATGCCAAGCCGGCGAGCCTGGTGCGATGCACGCGCGCCGATGGCACGACCGGGCGCGGCCGGATCGATCCGGCCGGGCAATGCGTCGCGCATTTCAGCCGCGCCGAGATCGAGGACGGAGCGCTCGCTGCCGAGACCCCGATTGCCTGGGCGGCGGACCCGATCGACCTGTTCTTTCTCCAGATCCAGGGGTCCGGGCGGCTGTTGCTGCCGGACGGCGGAGTAATTCGCATCGGCTATGCCGACCAGAACGGCCACAGTTACATCGCCATCGGGCGCGTGCTGCGCGACCGCGGCATCCTCCAGCCGGGCAAGGCGGGGATGAAGGAGATTGTGGCATGGATGCGTGCCCAGCCGGACGGCGGCCGGGCGCTGATGCGCGAGAACCCGAGCTACATCTTCTTCCGCGAACTGACCGGCCCGGGCCCGCTTGGCGCGATGGGACTTCCAGTAACGCCGCGCACGACCGTCGCCACCGATCCTTTGTTCGTGCCGCTCGGCGGCCCGGCCTGGCTCGACATGGCGCATGACGTCGCGGACGGGCTGTGGGTGGCACAGGATACCGGCGGCGCGATCAAGGGCGCTAACCGTTTCGACACTTTCTGGGGCGCGGGCGACGCCGCCGAAATCACCGCCGGCGGACTGTCGAGCGAGGGCCGGGCGCTGATCCTGTTGCCCAAGGGCGCTGCTGCACGGCTGGCGGCGAGCGGTGCGGCGGCTCGACGCTGA